In Streptomyces sp. NBC_00306, a single genomic region encodes these proteins:
- the alaS gene encoding alanine--tRNA ligase: protein MESAEIRRRWLSFFEERGHTVVPSASLIADDPTLLLVPAGMVPFKPYFLGEVKPPFPRAASVQKCVRTPDIEEVGKTTRHGTFFQMCGNFSFGDYFKEGAIKLAWELLTTPVAHGGYGLEPEKLWITVYKEDDEAERIWRDVVGVPAERIQRLGKKDNYWSMGVPGPCGPCSEINYDRGPEFGEEGGPAVNDERYVEIWNLVFMQYERGEGTGKEDFEILGDLPSKNIDTGLGLERLAMILQGVQNMYETDTLKVVIDKATELTGVRYGAEHGSDVSLRVVADHMRTSVMLIGDGVTPGNEGRGYVLRRIMRRAVRNMRLLGATGPVVGELVDTVIKTMGEQYPELETDRKRIETVALAEEAAFLKALKGGTNILDTAVTETKATGSTVLAGDKAFLLHDTWGFPIDLTLEMAAEQGLSVDEDGFRRLMQEQRERAKADAKAKKTGHADVTAYREIADGSGATEFTGYTNTEGETTIVGLLVNGVPSPAASEGDEVEIVLDRTPFYAEGGGQLADQGRIKLHSGAVVVIRDVQQPVPGVTVHKGSVQVGEVTVGDTAYATIDVLRRRAIARAHSATHLTHQALRDALGPTAAQAGSENSPGRFRFDFGSPAAVPGTVLTDVEQKINEVLARELDVHAEVMSIDEAKRQGAIAEFGEKYGERVRVVTIGDFSKELCGGTHVHNTAQLGLVKLLGESSIGSGVRRIEALVGVDAYNFLAKEHTVVAQLQELVKGRSEELPEKISAMLGKLKDAEKEIEKFRAEKVLQAAAGLVESARDVRGVALVTGQVPDGTSADDLRKLVLDVRGRIQGDRPAVVALFTTANGRPLTVIATNEAARERGLKAGDLVRTAAKTLGGGGGGKPDVAQGGGQNPAAVGDAVAAVERLVAETA from the coding sequence ATGGAGTCGGCTGAAATCCGCCGCCGCTGGCTGAGCTTCTTCGAGGAGCGCGGGCACACCGTCGTGCCTTCGGCGTCGCTCATCGCGGACGACCCGACTCTGCTGCTGGTCCCCGCGGGCATGGTGCCCTTCAAGCCGTACTTCCTCGGCGAGGTCAAGCCGCCGTTCCCGCGCGCCGCCAGCGTGCAGAAGTGCGTGCGTACGCCGGACATCGAGGAGGTCGGCAAGACCACGCGGCACGGCACCTTCTTCCAGATGTGCGGCAACTTCTCCTTCGGCGACTACTTCAAGGAAGGCGCCATCAAGCTCGCCTGGGAGCTGCTGACCACTCCGGTGGCGCACGGCGGCTACGGGCTGGAGCCGGAGAAGCTCTGGATCACCGTGTACAAGGAGGACGACGAGGCCGAGCGCATCTGGCGCGATGTCGTGGGCGTGCCCGCCGAGCGCATCCAGCGCCTGGGCAAGAAGGACAACTACTGGTCGATGGGCGTCCCCGGACCCTGCGGACCGTGCTCCGAGATCAACTACGACCGCGGCCCCGAGTTCGGCGAAGAGGGCGGCCCGGCCGTCAACGACGAGCGCTATGTGGAGATCTGGAACCTGGTCTTCATGCAGTACGAGCGCGGCGAGGGCACCGGCAAGGAGGACTTCGAGATCCTCGGTGACCTCCCGTCGAAGAACATCGACACCGGTCTCGGCCTCGAGCGTCTCGCCATGATCCTCCAGGGCGTACAGAACATGTACGAGACCGACACCCTGAAGGTCGTCATCGACAAGGCCACCGAGCTGACCGGTGTGCGCTACGGCGCCGAGCACGGCTCGGACGTCTCACTGCGCGTGGTCGCCGACCACATGCGTACGTCCGTGATGCTGATCGGCGACGGCGTCACCCCCGGCAACGAGGGCCGCGGCTACGTGCTGCGCCGCATCATGCGCCGCGCCGTCCGCAACATGCGGCTCCTCGGCGCCACGGGCCCGGTCGTCGGTGAGCTCGTCGACACGGTCATCAAGACGATGGGCGAGCAGTACCCGGAGCTGGAGACCGACCGCAAGCGGATCGAGACCGTCGCCCTCGCCGAAGAGGCCGCCTTCCTCAAGGCCCTCAAGGGCGGCACCAACATCCTCGACACGGCCGTCACCGAGACCAAGGCCACCGGCTCCACGGTCCTCGCCGGCGACAAGGCCTTCCTGCTCCACGACACCTGGGGCTTCCCGATCGACCTCACGCTCGAAATGGCCGCTGAGCAGGGCCTGTCGGTCGACGAGGACGGCTTCCGACGCCTGATGCAGGAGCAGCGGGAGCGCGCCAAGGCCGACGCCAAGGCCAAGAAGACCGGCCACGCGGACGTCACCGCCTACCGCGAGATCGCCGACGGCTCCGGAGCCACGGAGTTCACCGGCTACACCAACACCGAGGGCGAGACCACGATCGTCGGTCTGCTCGTCAACGGCGTTCCCTCGCCGGCCGCTTCGGAGGGCGACGAGGTCGAGATCGTCCTCGACCGGACCCCGTTCTACGCCGAGGGCGGCGGCCAGCTCGCCGACCAGGGCCGTATCAAGCTGCACAGCGGCGCCGTCGTCGTGATCCGCGACGTGCAGCAGCCGGTCCCCGGTGTCACCGTGCACAAGGGCTCGGTCCAGGTCGGCGAGGTGACGGTGGGCGACACCGCCTACGCCACCATCGACGTGCTCCGCCGCCGCGCCATCGCCCGCGCGCACAGTGCCACCCACCTCACGCACCAGGCGCTGCGCGACGCCCTCGGGCCGACGGCCGCCCAGGCCGGTTCGGAGAACTCGCCGGGCCGCTTCCGCTTCGACTTCGGCTCGCCCGCCGCCGTGCCCGGCACGGTGCTCACGGACGTCGAGCAGAAGATCAACGAAGTGCTCGCCCGTGAGCTCGACGTGCACGCCGAGGTCATGAGCATCGACGAGGCCAAGCGACAGGGTGCCATCGCCGAGTTCGGCGAGAAGTACGGCGAGCGCGTGCGCGTCGTGACCATCGGCGACTTCTCCAAGGAGCTGTGCGGCGGCACGCACGTGCACAACACCGCGCAGCTGGGCTTGGTGAAGCTGCTCGGCGAGTCCTCGATCGGCTCCGGCGTGCGCCGTATCGAAGCCCTCGTCGGTGTCGACGCGTACAACTTCCTGGCCAAGGAGCACACGGTCGTCGCCCAGCTCCAGGAGCTGGTCAAGGGCCGTTCCGAGGAGCTTCCCGAGAAGATCTCCGCCATGCTCGGCAAGCTGAAGGACGCCGAGAAGGAGATCGAGAAGTTCCGCGCGGAGAAGGTCCTCCAGGCCGCCGCCGGGCTCGTCGAGAGCGCCAGGGACGTACGCGGCGTGGCCCTCGTCACCGGTCAGGTGCCGGACGGCACCTCCGCGGACGACCTGCGCAAGCTGGTGCTCGACGTCCGGGGCCGTATCCAGGGCGACCGTCCCGCCGTCGTCGCTCTGTTCACCACCGCGAACGGCCGGCCGCTCACGGTCATCGCCACCAACGAGGCGGCCCGCGAGCGCGGCCTGAAGGCCGGAGACCTCGTGCGCACCGCTGCCAAGACGCTGGGCGGCGGAGGCGGCGGCAAGCCGGACGTCGCGCAGGGCGGAGGGCAGAACCCGGCCGCCGTCGGCGACGCCGTGGCCGCCGTCGAGCGCCTGGTCGCCGAGACCGCGTGA
- a CDS encoding DUF6167 family protein, translated as MFRRTFWFTAGAAAGVWATTKVNRKLKQLTPESLAAQAANKAIDAGHKLKDFALDVRAGMVQRESELGEALGLATPPGGPELPAQRRLAAVEPPRRPFDKHDKHDKRSYTSHNRNEDH; from the coding sequence ATGTTCCGCCGCACGTTCTGGTTCACCGCCGGCGCCGCAGCCGGGGTCTGGGCCACCACCAAGGTCAATCGCAAGCTGAAGCAGCTGACCCCCGAGAGCCTCGCCGCCCAGGCGGCCAACAAGGCGATCGACGCGGGCCACAAGCTCAAGGACTTCGCACTCGACGTCAGGGCCGGAATGGTCCAGCGCGAGAGCGAACTGGGCGAGGCGCTCGGCCTCGCGACCCCGCCCGGCGGCCCCGAACTGCCCGCGCAGCGCCGCCTCGCCGCCGTCGAGCCGCCGAGGCGCCCGTTCGACAAGCACGACAAGCACGACAAGCGCTCCTACACATCGCACAACCGGAATGAGGACCACTGA
- a CDS encoding DUF948 domain-containing protein, protein MTGGEVAGILVAVFWAILVSFLAVVLVRLAQTLKATTRLVADVTEQAVPLLSDASATVRSAQTQLDRVDAIATDVQEVTSNASALSTTVASTFGGPLVKVAAFGYGVRRAMSRKGDGEAPEPSRRSVIVGRTVPAARRKKQRG, encoded by the coding sequence GTGACCGGTGGAGAGGTTGCCGGGATCCTGGTGGCCGTCTTCTGGGCGATCCTGGTCTCCTTCCTCGCCGTGGTGCTGGTGAGGTTGGCCCAGACCCTCAAGGCGACCACCCGGCTCGTGGCGGACGTGACCGAGCAGGCGGTGCCGCTTCTGTCCGACGCCTCAGCGACGGTCCGTTCCGCGCAGACGCAGCTGGACCGCGTCGACGCCATCGCGACCGACGTCCAGGAGGTCACCTCCAACGCCTCCGCGCTCTCCACGACCGTCGCGTCCACCTTCGGCGGCCCGCTGGTCAAGGTCGCCGCGTTCGGCTACGGAGTGCGCCGGGCGATGAGCCGCAAGGGCGACGGCGAGGCACCCGAGCCGTCCCGCCGGTCAGTGATCGTCGGCCGTACCGTGCCGGCCGCCCGGCGAAAGAAGCAGAGGGGCTGA
- a CDS encoding ATP-binding protein, with translation MRRTSRNGPSPDDHSPPRGRLPAELTPFVGRAGEQDALARLIDSGVRLITVAGAGGVGKSRLAIRVAAGLRERGSHRDGVWLSELSTLSDPALVAHALVTALGITDHTSRPPREVLLGHLAERRLLLVLDGFEQFVDDGAELVGDLLRHAPGLQILAVSRRSLRLAGEVVFPLAPLTESDAVRLFADRAAAVLPHFALSGENTGAVRDLCRRLDGIPLALELAAGRLAALSLDQLLQRLDDRFLLLTGGSRGALPRHQTLRTAIGWSHELCTPEERLLWARLSVFAGQFELEAVEYVCSGPDLPAEQVLDVLSGLLAQSVVFREETPAGVRYRMLDTVRAYGAEWLEALGDSLRMRKRHRDWYVGLATWCELEWFSPRQPEVADCTDSALPNLRAALELCLESAEDTHLGHHLAGTLWFYWAGCGRLAEGRHWLDRALAQSGDHEEARLKALWVLGYVAVLQGDSAAAAGALHECREEAGRTGNPVAAAYAVHRMGCLALLSDDMPRAEELIRSALVAYRDLGELNSNVLMGQVELAMALVFQNRLEEAVGLCEEVREICEERGELWTRAYALYVLAYAAWTGGDHSRARALLQDAVVIDHRFNDLVGLVLAIELLALVTAGEGDPAEAAVLQGAASPVWGAVGMPLFGSGHFSGPRALCEQQAGAVLGAERYASCARVGRELSLDAAVRRALATPKRPPAAIPGRPRPVRTATPVETREPAGSPAGKGGEAAG, from the coding sequence ATGCGGCGCACCTCTCGCAACGGCCCTTCGCCCGACGATCACTCCCCGCCGCGGGGCCGTCTCCCGGCGGAACTGACCCCGTTCGTGGGCCGGGCCGGCGAGCAGGACGCGCTCGCGCGGCTGATCGACAGTGGCGTCCGGCTGATCACCGTCGCCGGAGCGGGCGGTGTGGGGAAGTCGCGGCTGGCGATCCGTGTCGCGGCCGGGCTGCGGGAGCGGGGCAGCCACCGCGACGGGGTGTGGCTGAGCGAGCTGTCCACGCTGTCCGACCCCGCGCTGGTCGCGCATGCGCTGGTCACCGCCCTCGGCATCACCGACCACACCAGCAGACCGCCCCGCGAGGTCCTCCTCGGCCACCTCGCGGAGCGCCGGCTGCTCCTGGTGCTGGACGGCTTCGAGCAGTTCGTCGACGACGGCGCCGAGCTCGTAGGCGATCTGCTGCGCCACGCCCCCGGCCTTCAGATCCTGGCGGTGAGCCGCCGTTCGCTGCGGCTGGCGGGTGAGGTGGTCTTCCCACTGGCACCACTGACGGAGAGCGACGCGGTGCGGCTCTTCGCGGATCGCGCGGCGGCGGTGCTGCCGCACTTCGCGCTGTCCGGCGAGAACACGGGCGCGGTACGCGACCTGTGCCGCCGTCTCGACGGGATCCCCCTCGCGCTGGAACTGGCGGCGGGCCGGCTCGCCGCACTCTCCCTCGACCAGCTGCTCCAGCGGCTGGACGACCGATTCCTGCTGCTGACCGGCGGCAGCCGGGGTGCCCTGCCGCGCCATCAGACGCTGCGTACGGCGATCGGCTGGAGCCATGAGCTCTGCACTCCCGAGGAACGGCTGCTGTGGGCGCGGCTGTCGGTGTTCGCCGGGCAGTTCGAACTGGAGGCCGTGGAGTACGTGTGCAGCGGCCCCGATCTCCCCGCCGAACAGGTGCTGGACGTGCTCTCCGGGCTGCTCGCGCAGTCCGTGGTCTTCCGCGAGGAGACGCCCGCGGGCGTGCGCTACCGCATGCTCGACACCGTCCGCGCGTACGGCGCCGAGTGGCTGGAAGCCCTCGGCGACTCCCTGCGGATGCGCAAGCGGCACCGGGACTGGTACGTCGGACTGGCCACCTGGTGCGAGCTGGAGTGGTTCAGTCCGCGGCAGCCGGAGGTGGCGGACTGCACCGACAGCGCGCTGCCCAATCTGCGGGCCGCGCTGGAGCTGTGCCTGGAGTCCGCGGAGGACACACATCTGGGTCACCATCTGGCGGGCACGCTGTGGTTCTACTGGGCCGGCTGCGGCCGGCTCGCGGAGGGCAGGCACTGGCTGGACCGGGCGCTCGCGCAGTCCGGGGACCACGAGGAGGCGCGGCTCAAGGCTCTGTGGGTGCTCGGCTATGTGGCGGTCCTCCAGGGCGACAGTGCGGCGGCCGCCGGCGCGCTGCACGAGTGCCGCGAGGAGGCGGGCCGCACGGGCAACCCGGTGGCGGCGGCGTACGCCGTCCACCGCATGGGGTGCCTGGCCCTGCTGTCCGACGACATGCCGCGCGCCGAGGAGCTGATCCGCTCGGCCCTCGTGGCCTACCGGGACCTCGGCGAACTCAACAGCAATGTGCTGATGGGGCAGGTCGAGCTGGCCATGGCGCTCGTCTTCCAGAACCGTCTGGAGGAGGCGGTCGGCCTCTGCGAAGAGGTGCGGGAGATCTGCGAGGAGCGCGGCGAGCTGTGGACCCGCGCCTATGCGCTCTACGTCCTGGCCTATGCCGCGTGGACGGGCGGCGACCACTCCCGGGCGCGAGCCCTGCTCCAGGACGCCGTCGTCATCGACCACCGGTTCAACGATCTGGTGGGCCTGGTGCTGGCGATCGAACTGCTGGCGCTGGTCACGGCCGGCGAGGGGGACCCGGCGGAGGCGGCGGTGCTCCAGGGCGCCGCGTCCCCGGTGTGGGGCGCGGTCGGGATGCCGCTCTTCGGCTCCGGCCACTTCAGCGGGCCGCGGGCGCTGTGCGAGCAGCAGGCGGGCGCTGTGCTGGGGGCCGAGCGGTACGCCTCATGTGCACGGGTGGGCCGTGAGCTGTCGCTGGACGCGGCGGTGCGGCGGGCCCTCGCCACACCGAAACGCCCGCCGGCGGCCATACCGGGCAGGCCGCGTCCGGTCCGTACAGCGACGCCCGTGGAAACGCGAGAGCCCGCCGGCTCCCCCGCCGGAAAGGGCGGGGAAGCGGCGGGCTGA
- the rpsD gene encoding 30S ribosomal protein S4: MPNQSRPKVKKSRALGIALTPKAVKYFEARPYPPGEHGRGRKQNSDYKVRLLEKQRLRAQYDISERQMARAYDRARKAEGKTGEALVIELERRLDALVLRSGIARTIYQARQMVVHGHIEVNGGKVDKPSFRVRPDDVVMVRERSREKSLFQVAREGGFAADGETPRYLQVNLKALAFRLDRDPQRKEVPVICDEQLVVEYYAR; the protein is encoded by the coding sequence GTGCCTAACCAGTCGCGTCCCAAGGTCAAGAAGTCTCGCGCGCTCGGTATCGCGCTGACGCCGAAGGCTGTCAAGTACTTCGAAGCCCGCCCCTACCCGCCGGGCGAGCACGGCCGTGGGCGCAAGCAGAACTCGGACTACAAGGTCCGTCTGCTCGAGAAGCAGCGTCTGCGCGCCCAGTACGACATCAGCGAGCGCCAGATGGCCCGCGCCTACGACCGCGCGCGCAAGGCCGAGGGCAAGACCGGCGAGGCGCTGGTCATCGAGCTCGAGCGTCGTCTCGACGCCCTCGTGCTGCGTTCGGGCATCGCCCGGACCATCTACCAGGCCCGCCAGATGGTCGTCCACGGCCACATCGAGGTCAACGGTGGCAAGGTCGACAAGCCGTCCTTCCGCGTCCGTCCCGACGACGTCGTGATGGTCCGCGAGCGCTCCCGCGAGAAGAGCCTGTTCCAGGTCGCTCGTGAGGGTGGCTTCGCCGCCGACGGTGAGACCCCGCGCTACCTGCAGGTCAACCTGAAGGCCCTGGCGTTCCGCCTGGACCGTGACCCGCAGCGCAAGGAAGTTCCGGTCATCTGCGACGAGCAGCTGGTCGTCGAGTACTACGCCCGCTGA
- a CDS encoding DUF2470 domain-containing protein: MPSAAERTRTLVQSTCSAVLLIPGVDVTRPEQLTPQARVVGTDGEVFLLFPADSPAVRAATHAQDDELSAVLEITDVAPVSVPHRIRGRAWVTGWLTCVPGLAEPGAMMLRLEVGELRVDDLWGVSSVEPEDFARAGVDPLVSYETELLQHLHSVHGEQVQGLCGLLGDRAEGTDSGGQQAVPLALDRFGLRVRFVGERCFDARFDFPEPVRDVTELRRAMHTLFEAAAP; encoded by the coding sequence ATGCCGTCAGCAGCCGAGCGCACACGAACTCTCGTACAGAGTACATGCTCCGCGGTACTGCTCATTCCCGGTGTGGATGTCACCCGGCCGGAGCAGCTGACCCCGCAGGCACGCGTGGTGGGCACCGACGGTGAGGTCTTCCTGCTCTTTCCCGCGGACTCCCCGGCCGTACGGGCCGCGACCCACGCCCAGGACGACGAGCTGTCCGCCGTGCTGGAGATCACGGATGTCGCCCCGGTCTCGGTCCCCCATCGTATCCGCGGGCGCGCATGGGTCACCGGCTGGCTGACCTGCGTCCCCGGCCTCGCCGAACCCGGCGCCATGATGCTGCGGCTGGAGGTCGGCGAGCTGCGCGTGGACGATCTGTGGGGTGTGTCGAGCGTGGAGCCGGAGGACTTCGCCCGGGCCGGCGTGGACCCGCTGGTGTCGTACGAGACGGAGCTGCTCCAGCATCTGCACTCCGTCCACGGCGAGCAGGTGCAGGGTCTGTGCGGACTGCTCGGCGACCGGGCCGAGGGGACGGACTCGGGCGGCCAGCAGGCGGTGCCCCTGGCGCTGGACCGCTTCGGGCTGCGGGTGCGGTTCGTCGGCGAGCGCTGCTTCGACGCGCGGTTCGACTTCCCCGAGCCCGTCCGCGACGTCACCGAACTGCGCCGGGCGATGCACACGCTCTTCGAGGCCGCCGCGCCCTGA
- a CDS encoding replication-associated recombination protein A has protein sequence MEPDLFTAAAEERQEKDPSSSPLAVRMRPRVLDEVVGQQHLLKPGSPLRRLVGEGGGGPAGPASVILWGPPGTGKTTLAYVVSKATNKRFVELSAITAGVKEVRAVIDGARRAAGGFGKETVLFLDEIHRFSKAQQDSLLPAVENRWVTLIAATTENPYFSVISPLLSRSLLLTLESLTDEDLTGLLRRALTEERGLGGAVTLPADSEAHLLRIAGGDARRALTALEAAAGATLDKGEKEISLETVEETVDRAAVKYDRDGDQHYDVASALIKSIRGSDVDAALHYLARMIEAGEDPRFIARRLMISASEDIGLADPAALPTAVAAAQAVAMIGFPEAALTLSHVTIALALAPKSNTATTAIGAALADVRAGLAGPVPPHLRDGHYKGAAKLGHAQGYVYPHDVPGGIAAQQYAPDAVHGKRYYEPTRYGAEARYADVVEKVRERLRGGTAGD, from the coding sequence GTGGAGCCCGACCTCTTTACCGCAGCTGCCGAAGAACGCCAGGAGAAGGATCCGTCCAGCAGTCCGCTGGCCGTCCGGATGCGTCCGCGCGTTCTCGACGAAGTCGTCGGCCAGCAGCATCTGCTCAAGCCCGGATCGCCGCTGCGCCGCCTCGTCGGCGAGGGCGGCGGAGGTCCCGCGGGACCCGCGTCCGTCATCCTCTGGGGCCCGCCCGGCACCGGGAAGACGACCCTCGCCTATGTCGTCTCCAAGGCGACCAACAAGCGCTTCGTCGAGCTGTCGGCGATCACCGCGGGCGTCAAGGAGGTCCGGGCCGTCATCGACGGAGCCCGCCGCGCGGCCGGCGGCTTCGGCAAGGAGACGGTCCTCTTCCTCGACGAGATCCACCGCTTCTCCAAGGCCCAGCAGGACTCCCTTCTGCCGGCCGTCGAGAACCGCTGGGTGACGCTGATCGCCGCCACCACCGAGAACCCCTACTTCTCGGTGATCTCCCCCCTGCTCTCCCGCTCGCTGCTGCTGACGCTGGAGTCGCTGACCGACGAGGACCTCACGGGACTGCTGCGCCGGGCGCTCACCGAGGAGCGCGGCCTCGGCGGGGCCGTCACCCTGCCCGCCGACTCCGAGGCACATCTGCTCCGTATCGCGGGCGGCGACGCCCGGCGGGCCCTGACCGCTCTGGAGGCCGCCGCGGGCGCCACCCTCGACAAGGGTGAGAAGGAGATCTCGCTCGAGACGGTGGAGGAGACGGTCGACCGGGCGGCGGTGAAGTACGACCGGGACGGCGACCAGCACTACGACGTGGCCAGCGCGCTCATCAAGTCCATCCGCGGCTCCGACGTCGACGCGGCCCTGCACTATCTGGCGCGGATGATCGAGGCGGGGGAGGACCCGCGCTTCATCGCGCGGCGGTTGATGATCTCGGCGAGTGAGGACATCGGCCTGGCGGACCCGGCGGCCCTGCCGACCGCGGTCGCCGCGGCGCAGGCCGTGGCCATGATCGGCTTCCCGGAGGCCGCGCTCACCCTCAGCCATGTCACGATCGCGCTGGCGCTGGCCCCGAAGTCGAACACCGCCACGACGGCGATCGGTGCCGCGCTCGCCGATGTCCGGGCCGGTCTCGCCGGTCCGGTCCCTCCGCATCTGCGGGACGGTCACTACAAGGGCGCGGCCAAGCTCGGCCACGCCCAGGGGTATGTCTATCCGCACGATGTGCCCGGCGGGATCGCGGCCCAGCAGTACGCCCCGGACGCGGTGCACGGCAAGCGGTACTACGAGCCCACGCGTTACGGCGCCGAGGCGCGGTACGCGGACGTCGTGGAGAAGGTGCGTGAGCGGCTGCGCGGTGGCACCGCCGGCGACTGA
- a CDS encoding vitamin K epoxide reductase family protein has product MTTAAVDDVSSDERADGSTRTIGAGRAFAWLLVITGAAGLLASWVITIDKFKLLEDPSFTPGCSLNPVVSCGNIMKSEQAAAFGFPNPMLGLVTYGMVIAIGAGLLAGARYRRWFWLGLNAGCLFGVGFCTWLQYQSLYNINALCLWCSLAWAATIVMFCYVTAHNIKHRVIRAPEGLRSGLLEFHWMPPVLWIGIIGMLILTRWWDFWTS; this is encoded by the coding sequence ATGACGACTGCGGCGGTGGACGACGTGTCCTCAGACGAGCGAGCGGACGGCTCCACGCGCACGATCGGTGCCGGCCGGGCGTTCGCCTGGCTTCTGGTGATCACGGGTGCGGCGGGTCTGCTGGCTTCGTGGGTCATCACGATCGACAAGTTCAAGCTGCTGGAGGACCCGTCGTTCACGCCGGGGTGCAGTCTGAACCCGGTGGTGTCCTGCGGGAACATCATGAAGAGCGAGCAGGCGGCGGCGTTCGGGTTCCCGAATCCGATGCTGGGTCTGGTCACGTACGGCATGGTGATCGCGATCGGCGCGGGGCTGCTGGCGGGTGCGCGGTACCGGCGGTGGTTCTGGCTGGGGCTGAACGCGGGCTGTCTGTTCGGGGTGGGGTTCTGTACGTGGCTGCAGTATCAGTCGCTGTACAACATCAACGCCCTGTGTCTGTGGTGCTCGTTGGCGTGGGCGGCGACGATCGTGATGTTCTGCTACGTCACCGCGCACAACATCAAGCACCGGGTGATCAGGGCTCCCGAGGGGCTGCGCAGCGGTCTGCTGGAGTTCCACTGGATGCCGCCGGTGCTGTGGATCGGGATCATCGGCATGCTGATCCTCACCCGCTGGTGGGACTTCTGGACCAGCTGA
- the hisS gene encoding histidine--tRNA ligase, translating into MSTFQAPKGTYDLIPPRSAKFLAVREAISAPLKNSGYGYIETPGFENVELFARGVGESTDIVSKEMYAFETKGGTKLALRPEGTASVLRAALEANLHKAGNLPVKLWYSGSYYRYERPQAGRYRHFSQVGAEAIGAEDPALDAELIILADQAYRTLGLREFRILLNSLGDKECRPVYRDALQGFLRELDLDEDTRRRIEINPLRVLDDKRSDVQKQLVGAPMLRDYLCDACKAYHEEVRELLTAAGVAFEDDEKLVRGLDYYTRTTFEFVHDGLGSQSAVGGGGRYDGLSEMIGGPELPSVGWALGVDRTVLALEAEGIELELPASTSVFAVPLGEEARRVLFGVVTELRREGIATDFAFGGRGLKGAMKSANRSGARYAIVAGERDLAEGVVQIKNMESGEQSAVALGLVVEELRRRLAS; encoded by the coding sequence GTGAGCACTTTTCAGGCCCCGAAGGGCACGTACGACCTGATCCCGCCCCGGTCCGCGAAGTTCCTGGCGGTCCGCGAGGCGATCTCCGCACCGCTGAAGAATTCCGGCTACGGCTACATCGAGACACCCGGCTTTGAGAACGTCGAGCTGTTCGCGCGCGGCGTCGGTGAATCCACCGACATCGTGAGCAAGGAGATGTACGCCTTCGAGACCAAGGGCGGCACCAAGCTCGCCCTGCGCCCCGAGGGCACCGCCTCCGTGCTGCGCGCGGCCCTGGAGGCCAACCTCCACAAGGCCGGCAACCTCCCCGTCAAGCTCTGGTACTCCGGCTCGTACTACCGCTACGAGCGGCCGCAGGCTGGGCGCTACCGCCACTTCTCGCAGGTCGGTGCCGAGGCGATCGGCGCCGAGGACCCGGCGCTGGACGCCGAGCTGATCATCCTGGCCGATCAGGCGTACCGCACGCTCGGCCTGCGCGAGTTCCGCATCCTGCTCAACTCGCTCGGCGACAAGGAGTGCCGTCCGGTCTACCGCGACGCCCTCCAGGGCTTCCTGCGCGAGCTCGACCTGGACGAGGACACCCGGCGCCGGATCGAGATCAACCCGCTGCGGGTGCTCGACGACAAGCGTTCCGACGTCCAGAAGCAGCTCGTGGGCGCGCCGATGCTGCGCGACTACCTGTGCGACGCGTGCAAGGCGTACCACGAGGAGGTCCGCGAGCTGCTGACGGCGGCCGGTGTGGCCTTCGAGGACGACGAGAAGCTGGTCCGCGGCCTGGACTACTACACGCGCACCACCTTCGAGTTCGTGCACGACGGACTCGGCTCGCAGTCCGCGGTCGGCGGCGGCGGCCGCTACGACGGTCTCTCCGAGATGATCGGGGGCCCGGAACTGCCGTCCGTGGGCTGGGCGCTGGGCGTGGACCGTACGGTCCTGGCCCTGGAGGCGGAGGGCATCGAGCTCGAACTCCCCGCCAGCACCAGCGTGTTCGCCGTCCCGCTGGGCGAGGAGGCACGGCGTGTGCTCTTCGGCGTCGTCACCGAGCTGCGCAGGGAGGGCATCGCCACGGACTTCGCGTTCGGCGGGCGGGGCCTGAAGGGCGCGATGAAGAGCGCGAACCGCTCGGGCGCCCGGTACGCGATCGTCGCGGGAGAGCGCGATCTCGCGGAGGGCGTGGTCCAGATCAAGAACATGGAGTCCGGCGAGCAGAGCGCTGTGGCGCTGGGCCTCGTCGTCGAGGAACTGCGCAGGCGCCTGGCCTCCTAG